From the Planococcus sp. MB-3u-03 genome, the window TCGATCAAAATTGAAAAAGGCACACAAATTTACACGGACCTTATAGATACCTACAATCTGGTTCCGGACACGTCCAAAGGCGAATTTGTCGCGCCGATTCCGAAAGAGTGGTTGTTCGCAGTTCCTGGGAGTCTTCGCAGAACTTACGTAGCGGATGTATACGCAATTAGCGACTCTGAACAAAAGATGAAAGCACAGTTGGAAAAAGCAGCGGTTGAACAGGGAGATCTGAAAGAATCAGACATTCAAGAGATCGCCCCAGGCACTGAGCCTATTTTAGAAAGTATTCGTGTTTCTTCTGTAAAAGACAGCGGAAATAAAGAAGTTCGAGAATCAGCTGAGACAAGTGAAGCGACTGGCCAAGTTGCCGCTCTTGAAATCATTGCAACAGATGAAATGTTGAAAACACTGACAGACAATCTCAACGATGGTTACAAGCTTTACGTGGTTTATAAGTTCGAACGTTCAAACGAAGTTGAAGAAGCTGACACTGATACAGCTGAAGCTACAAGCACCTCTGACACAGAAGTAGTCGAAGCTGAAGAA encodes:
- a CDS encoding SAF domain-containing protein; this translates as MKTTLNVVLSVLFVAAGVGFVFFFEFYVSEKIDTVEVVVAKETIDFKTVITEENIQIANVKRGHEVENAIPITAYESLIGKHASIKIEKGTQIYTDLIDTYNLVPDTSKGEFVAPIPKEWLFAVPGSLRRTYVADVYAISDSEQKMKAQLEKAAVEQGDLKESDIQEIAPGTEPILESIRVSSVKDSGNKEVRESAETSEATGQVAALEIIATDEMLKTLTDNLNDGYKLYVVYKFERSNEVEEADTDTAEATSTSDTEVVEAEEETAAETEEEVEEEKDEDAKEQPDKDEKSGKDDSDESKDE